A single region of the Ascaphus truei isolate aAscTru1 chromosome 6, aAscTru1.hap1, whole genome shotgun sequence genome encodes:
- the LOC142497265 gene encoding uncharacterized protein LOC142497265 isoform X1, with translation MAQEGALVLHGRKAALREKPYEFQGNTQKTTSSHNLSFHGAANNRRLHATQGEPALLKEKTASTLTRYTKENPSIDDLEDSLKKLKVQVDSLASSLSLDYDKESKKNYYTNVNIPQWPIHLNGTSYVRDNSLLTRRPDSEWFLKPQHLVKSLDNFSALQSMGFPKFSRSYPSCATGILGSEITGIDSKTLNIAYGESFPVKLGAPHVVGVSSLLPPKIPVRSRSPDKTRASAVRGRSQSFDRSHSFSPASKRARWLRSRSQSPKPIWRPNSAKANACSQPPPRPRSGGKTYSFNRQSRSRSYRPGALVTRSFTPPRKAKSNLSYAWSPYSLPSTAISAPSAQEISERFLQTLTERDVGISVLEASPYRQELARLRLERLRVEEELLLELKRQQELERTRGPRPKWYEMRNSQFHYEARKNNELLKSSKDYQSIYNYRQELATASKDFQQHLKITELDPV, from the exons ATGGCTCAGGAGGGTGCGCTTGTTCTGCATGGAAGGAAAGCGGCGCTCAG agagAAGCCATATGAATTCCAGGGCAACACTCAAAAAACAactagcagccacaatcttagcTTTCATGGGGCTGCTAACAACCGCAGACTGCATGCAACCCAAGGGGAACCAGCTCTACTTAAAGAAAAAACTG CTAGCACATTGACACGATACACCAAGGAGAATCCAAGCATCGATGACCTAGAAGATAGTTTGAAAAAACTCAAGGTTCAGGTGGACAGCTTGGCCTCAAGTCTCAGTTTGGACTATGATAAAGAAAGCAAGAAAAATTATTATACAAATGTGAACATCCCTCAGTGGCCGATACATCTGAACGGTACATCCTATGTAagagataacagtttactgacgAGAAGACCAGACTCTGAATGGTTTCTAAAGCCACAACACCTGGTAAAATCACTGGACAACTTTTCAGCGTTGCAGAGCATGGGATTCCCCAAATTTTCAAGGTCTTACCCTAGTTGTGCAACAGGAATACTGGGAAGTGAAATTACAGGGATAGATTCCAAGACTTTAAACATTGCTTATGGTGAATCCTTTCCAGTCAAGCTCGGTGCGCCTCATGTGGTTGGAGTCAGTTCTCTACTCCCTCCCAAGATCCCTGTACGGTCTCGCTCCCCAGACAAAACAAGGGCCTCAGCAGTGCGAGGAAGATCACAGTCCTTTGATCGTTCCCACTCCTTCTCCCCTGCTTCTAAGAGAGCTCGATGGCTGAGATCACGATCCCAGTCACCGAAGCCGATCTGGAGACCAAACTCTGCTAAGGCCAATGCCTGCAGCCAACCACCCCCAAGACCAAGATCCGGTGGCAAGACATATTCTTTCAACAGGCAATCGCGCTCAAGGTCTTACAGGCCAGGAGCCTTGGTTACACGGTCCTTTACACCACCACGGAAGGCAAAAAGTAATCTTAGTTACGCCTGGAGTCCGTACAGTCTACCGTCAACTGCAATATCGGCACCAAGTGCTCAGGAAATTAGTGAAAG ATTCTTGCAGACACTGACAGAGAGAGATGTGGGAATTTCTGTGTTAGAAGCGTCCCCATATCGGCAGGAGCTAGCACGACTAAGGCTGGAGCGTCTTCGTGTGGAAGAGGAGCTGCTTCTGGAGCTGAAAAGACAGCAAGAGTTGGAGCGGACCAGAGGACCAAGACCTAAGTG GTATGAGATGAGAAACTCGCAGTTCCATTACGAAGCACGCAAAAACAATGAATTGCTGAAAAGTAGCAAAGATTACCAGTCGATCTATAATTACCGTCAGGAACTGGCTACGGCATCCAAGGACTTTCAGCAACACCTGAAGATCACAGAGCTGGATCCTGTATAA
- the LOC142497265 gene encoding uncharacterized protein LOC142497265 isoform X2: MEGKRRSASTLTRYTKENPSIDDLEDSLKKLKVQVDSLASSLSLDYDKESKKNYYTNVNIPQWPIHLNGTSYVRDNSLLTRRPDSEWFLKPQHLVKSLDNFSALQSMGFPKFSRSYPSCATGILGSEITGIDSKTLNIAYGESFPVKLGAPHVVGVSSLLPPKIPVRSRSPDKTRASAVRGRSQSFDRSHSFSPASKRARWLRSRSQSPKPIWRPNSAKANACSQPPPRPRSGGKTYSFNRQSRSRSYRPGALVTRSFTPPRKAKSNLSYAWSPYSLPSTAISAPSAQEISERFLQTLTERDVGISVLEASPYRQELARLRLERLRVEEELLLELKRQQELERTRGPRPKWYEMRNSQFHYEARKNNELLKSSKDYQSIYNYRQELATASKDFQQHLKITELDPV; this comes from the exons ATGGAAGGAAAGCGGCGCTCAG CTAGCACATTGACACGATACACCAAGGAGAATCCAAGCATCGATGACCTAGAAGATAGTTTGAAAAAACTCAAGGTTCAGGTGGACAGCTTGGCCTCAAGTCTCAGTTTGGACTATGATAAAGAAAGCAAGAAAAATTATTATACAAATGTGAACATCCCTCAGTGGCCGATACATCTGAACGGTACATCCTATGTAagagataacagtttactgacgAGAAGACCAGACTCTGAATGGTTTCTAAAGCCACAACACCTGGTAAAATCACTGGACAACTTTTCAGCGTTGCAGAGCATGGGATTCCCCAAATTTTCAAGGTCTTACCCTAGTTGTGCAACAGGAATACTGGGAAGTGAAATTACAGGGATAGATTCCAAGACTTTAAACATTGCTTATGGTGAATCCTTTCCAGTCAAGCTCGGTGCGCCTCATGTGGTTGGAGTCAGTTCTCTACTCCCTCCCAAGATCCCTGTACGGTCTCGCTCCCCAGACAAAACAAGGGCCTCAGCAGTGCGAGGAAGATCACAGTCCTTTGATCGTTCCCACTCCTTCTCCCCTGCTTCTAAGAGAGCTCGATGGCTGAGATCACGATCCCAGTCACCGAAGCCGATCTGGAGACCAAACTCTGCTAAGGCCAATGCCTGCAGCCAACCACCCCCAAGACCAAGATCCGGTGGCAAGACATATTCTTTCAACAGGCAATCGCGCTCAAGGTCTTACAGGCCAGGAGCCTTGGTTACACGGTCCTTTACACCACCACGGAAGGCAAAAAGTAATCTTAGTTACGCCTGGAGTCCGTACAGTCTACCGTCAACTGCAATATCGGCACCAAGTGCTCAGGAAATTAGTGAAAG ATTCTTGCAGACACTGACAGAGAGAGATGTGGGAATTTCTGTGTTAGAAGCGTCCCCATATCGGCAGGAGCTAGCACGACTAAGGCTGGAGCGTCTTCGTGTGGAAGAGGAGCTGCTTCTGGAGCTGAAAAGACAGCAAGAGTTGGAGCGGACCAGAGGACCAAGACCTAAGTG GTATGAGATGAGAAACTCGCAGTTCCATTACGAAGCACGCAAAAACAATGAATTGCTGAAAAGTAGCAAAGATTACCAGTCGATCTATAATTACCGTCAGGAACTGGCTACGGCATCCAAGGACTTTCAGCAACACCTGAAGATCACAGAGCTGGATCCTGTATAA